One region of Camelina sativa cultivar DH55 chromosome 6, Cs, whole genome shotgun sequence genomic DNA includes:
- the LOC104793635 gene encoding uncharacterized protein LOC104793635 isoform X3, whose amino-acid sequence MPETTSHDAISPVTDPIDNLPLRQLRSEIVPPAPTRSQSSIDWLPDFAGYSWLAYGASTLLVISHLPSPLRGDDSTTAPFFRQILEVSGDVSSPVTSVSWSPVTPSLGELAVGSGNYIYLFALDFNGSFCWSQNSILVQETKVEAIEWTGSGDGIIVGGTDIVLWKRRNQSWEIAWKFSGDHLQDLVSSTWSFEGPFATATSWSKFPAECDEAGQSVLAYYSDGVSYHTFELPHPQRISMIQWRPMAAEQSAIGIGKSLRNVLMTCCLDGAVRLWIEVDGGKTKKGMKDVSDHKKSFCVAAVIEINHVFDGCLGRDIFLFWGTRTGGILKTIEGTNQYFSMEKYDHEIVGKCEWLVGYGPGNLATLWAVHCLDDVSPMRFPRVTLWAREESSEIGSGSLSLANASGSSDRLPLKKVSLLRNNLHGTPLICSSIYLSPQNTVYWSSLHTIKSHDSEDPSPNKSSLLKCINGKVLYLDGHGGKILQVAFDPFICEAGYTASLDSNGLIIIWSSSAYLNHAIDHPISVSSWKPCGRLQNLRLKYTCLCWASSSLEDERFLLVGHVEGVDCFSVRNCGKDDDGYLTHYICTIPFAVNSPLQSGPTSIFARNLSNSCGKTFKSNRFLLLSVWMKEKRVDALSWSVTLHHFDVAGSTCDCHFHDFDSIGLGKWLFKDNFAGKTNCIAVRSCSSEIPESHRDDEVTSFAVVTSGRALENDVNSEIQGYTMATGQADGSLKLWRSNLQESSTPSLPWELVGMLTIGQNPVSAISLTDSGHKIAAVCIENHSKAVRTISIWEIRHLVDSGVFILEHTLHFDAEVVAVRWSTTGSDQLLLEVCTEKELRVYGMARQPCKSTNLAVSDYSSEAQIWQCFAVTRTFSVIHDLWWGSIAKTCLVHNDYISLHGQWLAVVDEKRKINNYPHIFSANLPNVVYATEEGRDSELLSDSSTNDIKEPDTASISRGCIPQLSTSNATDDGQVKSMSLIGTAYGSDTINDITSMGHIVEKLGGALPLNHPQALLVAIRSGNWKRASAALRHLAEYISSSDASEKGAVKSVLCPDVLLSIYYEGSLSNGPNRKDFQWGGTSGSVIQNSQSQSGLQSSSFFNMEFYSPNSSYSSPATDLQFSGFCEQLKKLSDEGNISRIEKLQYFAIVDLLCEISNPHSTSVYASLDEAGRRFWVSLRFKQLFLARSSGETSSLEELDVDSSMIGWAFHSESKENLSGSLLPNESSWLQMRSLGFGFWYSNVAQLRLRMEKLARQQYLKKKNPRDCALLYIALNRVQVLAGLFKLSKDEKDKPLVVFLSRNFKEEKNKAAALKNAYVLMGKHQLELAMGFFLLGGEASSAINVCVKNLQDEQLALVICRLVDGQGGALESNLINKYILPSAVQRGDFWLSSILKWELGEYHQSILAVAGCLGNPVSRSSTVSSNHISFVDPSIGLYCLMLATKNSVKNALGEKSSSTLSRWATLMAATAFSRCGLPLEALECLSTSAIGHGGTHHQTSVPSNGQLRTPEDVLEHSVPHSSNWVSSGISSTVDTHFKLGLAVQFLSRLLREASAPFMNSEIVSCEKLSRFQHKLQTALELFYQRFSLSSSYLRDTIILSAYNRGLLSMGHNIFQENSSSGLSDDKSHTDEDLIQYSALPKLILKATEEKSFELARIIAACSVTCLHSMPCFEENKVSSGPEPKWSNALRFHFQGILESFSSLRTSIRLCLGSSVVDLETRLTVVLDLVEYCSRLAIAWVLGDVNCLFRMVQPLTIAYFHGHMSYEVDMESVKRVYHHEASVSVPDASDVEVNFKVSRDVGNNEIGYPVYSIPEDERLLVTQACFWKHVSDFVKHKLVSVSINVDGGIPNSGSSENVDAQASLDSSDDIVGVTEKIMSVLGKTLINTLDQLSSYHVKQLVLVLKQKIEKRIQVPTLLWLLECGKSQANFRNRDIPDARIENEDNGDLAVTVRFWNLCVDPHLLYEAFLLENFDISEWSKSKPLEDWSDMYREVTRKNGLDMPCNQDGRSSNDVASLASHASNSSQKAAITASENSAFQNPKEIHKRTGELIEALCINAINHRQAALASNRKGIIFFNLEDGGSCTNQSDYIWSNADWPHNGWANSESTPVPTCVSLGVGLGDKKGAHLGLGGATVGVVSLSKRGKNHRVPGYTGLGVSGLGWETQEEFEHFVDPPPTVETVITRAFSSHPTLPLFLVGSSNTHIYLWEFGKDRATATYGVLPAANVPPPYALASISAVQFGPCGHRFASAALDGTVCTWQSEVGGRSNIHPVESSLCFNGHASYVF is encoded by the exons ATGCCGGAGACGACGAGTCACGACGCGATCTCACCAGTCACAGATCCGATCGATAATTTGCCTCTCCGGCAACTCAGATCGGAGATCGTTCCACCGGCTCCGACTCGATCTCAGTCTTCTATTGACTGGCTTCCCGACTTCGCTGGTTACTCATGGCTCGCTTACGGAGCATCCACTCTCCTCGTTATCTCTCATTTACCTTCTCCTCTCCGCGGCGACGATTCCACGACGGCACCATTTTTCCGTCAGATTCTAGAGGTTTCCGGCGATGTTTCGTCTCCAGTTACTTCCGTTTCTTGGTCTCCTGTAACGCCGTCTCTAGGCGAGCTCGCTGTTGGCTCTGGGAACTATATCTACCTCTTCGCGCTTGATTTCAATG GTTCTTTTTGTTGGAGTCAGAATTCCATATTGgtgcaagaaacaaaagttgaagCGATTGAGTGGACAGGATCCGGGGATGGGATCATAGTTGGTGGAACTGATATCGTTCTGTGGAAGAGAAGGAACCAATCTTGGGAAATAGCTTGGAAGTTCTCGGGGGATCACCTTCAAGATCTGGTTTCCTCCACCTGGTCGTTTGAGGGTCCTTTTGCGACAGCAACTTCTTGGAGCAAATTTCCAGCTGAGTGTGACGAAGCAGGTCAAAGTGTTTTGGCCTATTATAGTGACGGAGTATCATATCATACATTCGAATTGCCTCATCCTCAGAGAATATCCATGATCCAATGGAGGCCGATGGCTGCAGAACAGTCTGCGATAGGTATAGGGAAATCATTGAGGAATGTGCTAATGACATGTTGCTTGGATGGGGCAGTAAGGTTATGGATTGAGGTAGATGGTGGAAAGACGAAAAAGGGCATGAAAGATGTATCTGATCATAAGAAATCATTTTGCGTGGCAGCTGTAATAGAGATAAATCACGTCTTCGATGGCTGTTTGGGCAgagatatatttcttttttggggaACTCGTACAGGGGGTATATTGAAAACCATTGAAGGtactaatcaatatttttctatgGAAAAATATGATCATGAAATAGTTGGCAAATGTGAGTGGTTGGTAGGGTACGGCCCTGGAAATTTGGCTACTCTGTGGGCTGTCCATTGTCTTGATGACGTCTCTCCTATGAGGTTTCCCCGAGTAACATTGTGGGCGAGAGAAGAATCAAGTGAAATTGGTTCAGGATCACTCTCTCTAGCGAATGCTTCAGGTTCTTCTGATCGATTACCCCTGAAGAAAGTTTCTCTATTGAGAAATAACCTTCATGGCACACCACTTATCTGCTCGTCGATTTATTTATCTCCGCAGAATACTGTGTATTGGTCTTCCTTGCACACAATAAAATCACATGACTCAGAAGATCCATCCCCAAATAAATCCAGTTTATTGAAGTGCATTAATGGAAAAGTATTATATCTTGATGGTCATGGTGGGAAAATCCTACAGGTTGCCTTTGATCCTTTCATATGTGAGGCAGGATACACTGCTTCCCTGGATTCTAATGGTTTAATAATAATCTGGTCCTCTAGTGCTTATTTGAACCATGCTATTGACCATCCTATTTCAGTTTCCTCTTGGAAACCTTGTGGACGGCTACAGAACCTAAGATTAAAGTACACATGTTTATGCTGGGCATCTTCGTCATTGGAAGATGAGAGATTTCTGCTTGTGGGGCATGTAGAAGGGGTTGATTGCTTTAGTGTAAGGAATTGTGGGAAAGATGATGATGGTTATCTGACCCATTACATATGTACCATTCCGTTTGCAGTAAACAGCCCTTTGCAGAGTGGTCCGACCAGCATATTTGCAAGAAATCTATCTAATTCTTGTGGAAAGACATTCAAAAGTAACCGATTTTTGCTACTGAGTGTCTGGATGAAAGAGAAACGGGTTGATGCTCTGTCATGGAGTGTGACCTTGCATCATTTTGATGTAGCAGGAAGTACCTGCGATTGTCATTTTCATGATTTTGATAGTATTGGATTAGGAAAGTGGTTATTCAAAGATAATTTTGCTGGTAAGACGAATTGCATTGCTGTTAGATCATGCTCTTCAGAAATACCTGAATCTCACCGTGACGATGAAGTTACGAGTTTTGCTGTGGTCACAAGTGGTAGGGCTCTAGAGAATGACGTGAACAGTGAAATTCAAGGTTATACTATGGCAACTGGTCAAGCTGATGGCTCTTTAAAACTTTGGAGAAGTAATTTACAGGAAAGTTCAACACCTTCCCTTCCGTGGGAGCTTGTTGGCATGCTTACCATTGGCCAAAATCCTGTCAGTGCTATATCTCTGACTGATTCGGGACACAAGATAGCAGCCGTCTGTATAGAGAATCATTCAAAAGCTGTCCGCACAATTAGTATATGGGAGATTAGACACCTTGTAGATTCAGGGGTTTTCATACTAGAGCATACGTTACATTTTGATGCAGAGGTTGTTGCTGTAAGATGGTCAACTACGGGTAGTGATCAGCTATTGCTTGAAGTTTGCACAGAGAAGGAGTTGCGGGTGTATGGTATGGCTCGGCAACCCTGCAAAAGTACCAATTTAGCGGTCTCTGATTATTCTTCAGAGGCACAGATTTGGCAATGCTTCGCTGTTACTCGTACTTTTTCTGTTATACATGATTTATGGTGGGGATCCATAGCGAAGACTTGCCTTGTTCATAATGATTATATTAGTCTACATGGTCAATGGCTGGCTGTTGTTGATGAGAAGCGAAAGATCAATAACTATCCACACATATTTTCAGCCAATCTTCCCAACGTAGTATATGCTACCGAAGAAGGCAGAGACTCTGAATTGTTATCTGATTCTAGTACTAATGATATTAAAGAACCTGATACTGCATCTATTAGCAGAGGATGTATTCCTCAACTTTCAACTAGTAATGCAACTGATGACGGGCAAGTCAAAAGTATGTCGTTGATTGGGACCGCATATGGTTCAGATACTATTAATGACATTACAAGCATGGGACATATAGTGGAGAAGTTAGGAGGTGCCTTACCACTTAATCACCCTCAAGCCCTTCTTGTAGCTATACGTTCAG GCAATTGGAAACGTGCAAGTGCAGCTCTAAGGCATCTTGCTGAATATATCAGTTCGAGTGATGCCTCCGAGAAGGGTGCTGTAAAGTCAGTTCTTTGTCCAGATGTCCTTTTGTCAATATATTATGAAGGGTCTCTCTCCAATGGCCCAAATCGTAAGGATTTCCAATGGGGTGGGACATCTGGTTCAGTGATACAGAATTCACAGTCTCAGTCAGGGTTGCAGTCATCTAGTTTCTTTAATATGGAATTTTATAGTCCCAACAGTAGTTACAGTTCACCTGCAACAGACTTGCAATTTAGTGGCTTCTGCGAGCAGCTGAAGAAGTTATCAGACGAAGGAAATATTTCCAGGATAGAAAAATTGCAATATTTTGCAATTGTTGACCTTCTTTGCGAAATAAGTAACCCACATTCTACATCTGTCTATGCAAGTCTTGATGAAGCTGGGAGAAG ATTTTGGGTCTCACTTAGGTTTAAACAGCTGTTTTTGGCTAGAAGTTCTGGGGAAACATCATCTTTGGAAGAGTTGGATGTTGACTCTAGTATGATCGGATGGGCTTTTCACTCAGAGTCCAAAGAAAATTTATCTGGTTCTCTTTTACCTAATGAATCATCATGGCTACAAATGCGATCACTTGGTTTTGGCTTTTGGTATTCAAATGTAGCACAACTGCGTTTACGA ATGGAGAAACTGGCCCGACAGCAATACCTGAAGAAAAAGAATCCTAGAGATTGTGCTCTTCTCTATATAGCTTTAAATAGAGTTCAAGTTTTGGCTGGTCTTTTCAAATTAAGCAAAGATGAGAAAGATAAACCCTTGGTGGTTTTTCTTTCACGCAATTTTAAG GAGGAGAAAAATAAGGCAGCAGCCTTGAAAAATGCATATGTGCTGATGGGTAAACACCAACTGGAGCTGGCGATGGGTTTCTTTCTCCTTGGAGGTGAAGCTTCATCTGCAATAAATGTTTGTGTGAAAAATCTTCAGGACGAGCAGCTTGCTCTCGTAATTTGCCGGCTTGTAGATGGGCAAGGTGGGGCCCTGGAAAgtaatcttataaataaatatatacttcCATCTGCTGTTCAGAGAGGAGATTTTTGGCTATCAAGCATTCTTAAG TGGGAATTAGGAGAGTACCACCAGTCAATTCTTGCTGTGGCTGGATGTTTAGGGAACCCTGTTTCTCGGAGCTCCACCGTTTCTTCAAATCACATCTCGTTTGTGGATCCTAGTATTGGCCTTTACTGCCTCATGTTGGCAACCAAAAATAGTGTGAAGAACGCACTGGGGGAAAAAAGTTCTTCAACTCTTAGTAGATGGGCAACCTTGATGGCTGCTACCGCCTTCAGCAGATGTGGGCTCCCG CTCGAGGCGTTAGAATGTCTTTCAACATCTGCCATTGGTCATGGTGGTACCCATCATCAGACTAGCGTTCCAAGTAACGGTCAGTTGCGTACACCAGAAGATGTTCTTGAGCATTCTGTTCCTCATTCGTCGAATTGGGTATCAAGCGGTATTTCATCTACTGTGGACACTCATTTTAAATTGGGTTTAGCCGTCCAGTTCCTCTCAAGGCTTTTACGGGAAGCAAGTGCACCGTTTATGAATTCTGAAATTGTTTCATGTGAGAAACTCTCACGATTTCAGCATAAGCTCCAAACAGCTTTGGAGCTATTTTACCAAAGATTTTCGCTGTCTTCATCTTACCTACGTGATACG ATTATTTTGTCAGCATACAACCGTGGCTTACTATCCATGGGACACAATATATTTCAGGAAAATAGTTCCTCAGGACTCTCGGACGACAAGTCTCACACAGATGAAGATCTCATCCAATATTCAGCTTTACCTAAATTGATTCTAAAAGCGACTGAAGAGAAATCATTTGAATTAGCACGTATCATTGCTGCGTGCAGTGTCACTTGCTTACACTCAATGCCATGCTTTGAGGAAAACAAGGTGTCATCTGGTCCTGAACCAAAGTGGTCCAATGCTTTGCGATTTCACTTTCAGGGAATTCTGGAATCGTTCTCTAGTTTAAGAACATCTATAAGGCTGTGCTTGGGCTCCTCTGTGGTAGACCTGGAAACAAGACTCACAGTTGTTCTTGATTTAGTCGAATATTGCTCGAGACTTGCAATAGCTTGGGTTCTGGGAGATGTAAATTGTCTCTTTCGAATGGTTCAGCCCCTTACGATAGCATATTTTCATGGGCATATGTCTTATGAGGTTGACATGGAAAGCGTGAAGAGAGTATACCACCATGAAGCCTCTGTTAGTGTTCCAGATGCATCAGATGTAGAGGTTAATTTTAAGGTCAGCAGAGATGTTGGGAATAACGAAATTGGCTATCCGGTGTACTCAATTCCAGAAGATGAAAGACTTCTTGTAACACAAGCATGTTTCTGGAAGCATGTTTCAGACTTTGTGAAACATAAGCTGGTATCTGTTTCGATCAATGTAGATGGTGGTATCCCGAATAGTGGTTCCTCTGAAAATGTTGATGCTCAGGCATCGTTGGACTCCAGTGATGACATTGTAGGTGTAACAGAGAAGATAATGTCTGTTCTGGGAAAAACACTGATTAACACCCTTGATCAACTCTCTTCCTATCATGTCAAACAACTAGTATTGGTCTTGAAACAGAAAATAGAGAAGAGAATTCAGGTTCCTACCTTGTTATGGCTGCTCGAATGTGGGAAATCACAAGCAAATTTTCGTAATCGGGATATCCCAGATGCACGTATAGAGAATGAAGACAACGGCGACCTAGCTGTTACTGTGAGGTTCTGGAATCTTTGTGTTGATCCTCATTTACTGTACGAAGCTTTCTTGCTAGAAAATTTTGACATATCTGAGTGGTCAAAATCCAAACCATTGGAAGATTGGAGCGATATGTACAGAGAAGTTACCAGGAAGAATGGGCTCGACATGCCATGCAATCAAGATGGTCGGAGTAGTAATGATGTGGCTTCTCTTGCAAGCCACGCTTCAAATTCTTCACAGAAAGCTGCAATAACTGCCAGTGAAAACTCTGCTTTCCAGAACCCCAAAGAAATCCATAAGAGGACCGGGGAGCTTATAGAG GCCCTTTGTATCAATGCCATCAACCATCGGCAAGCTGCATTAGCTAGCAACCGCAAG ggaataattttctttaaccTAGAAGATGGTGGTTCCTGCACAAACCAGTCAGACTATATCTGGTCAAATGCTGACTGGCCACATAACGGTTGGGCTAACTCTGAGTCAACTCCAGTTCCAACATGTGTCTCACTTGGTGTTGGTCTTGGGGACAAGAAAGGAGCACACCTTGGGTTAGGCGGGGCCACTGTTGGAGTTGTTTCTCTTTCCAAGCGTGGGAAAAATCACAGAGTTCCGGGTTACACGGGCTTAGGAGTCTCCGGTCTAGGTTGGGAAACTCAAGAAGAATTTGAACACTTTGTTGATCCTCCTCCAACAGTTGAAACTGTTATTACGAGAGCATTCTCCAGTCACCCAACATTGCCTCTCTTCTTGGTTGGCTCGAGCAACACACACATTTACTTGTGGGAG TTTGGAAAAGACAGAGCCACTGCAACTTATGGTGTTCTGCCTGCTGCAAATGTTCCTCCACCATATGCTTTGGCGTCAATATCAGCGGTGCAATTCGGTCCATGCGGACACCGATTTGCTAGCGCTGCACTGGATGGAACTGTATGCACTTGGCAATCAGAAGTTGGAGGAAGAAGCAATATCCATCCTGTTGAGTCATCTCTTTGCTTCAATGGCCATGCATCGTACGTTTTTTGA